A single window of Myxocyprinus asiaticus isolate MX2 ecotype Aquarium Trade chromosome 48, UBuf_Myxa_2, whole genome shotgun sequence DNA harbors:
- the LOC127437126 gene encoding twinfilin-1-like, with protein sequence MSHQTGIQAAEEVKNVFGNARNGDYRLLKIIIENEELVLGLTKPPCRSWEEDYNSLLLPVLDKELPCYILYRLDSKNSQGHEWIFIAWSPDKSPVRHKMLYAATRATLKKEFGLGHIKDEIFGTVKDDVSLSGYKKHVTSQSAPLPLTAAEEELRQIKLSEVQTDINVNTTKQTLQGVAFPLDGEAVAALQQFKDKKLNYVQLIINFEKELIMLSNTDATEMKDLPKRIPKDAARYHFFLYKHSHEGDYLESIVFIYSMPGYSCGIKERMLYSSCKNPLLEMVENKLHMEVEKKMEIDNGDELTADFLYDEVHPKQHAHKQAFAKPRGPQGRKGERRITRRPGEGDDTADD encoded by the exons CTGCTGAGGAAGTGAAGAATGTTTTCGGCAATGCCAGAAATGGAGATTACAGACTTCTCAAGATCATCATTGAAAATG AGGAGCTGGTTTTAGGCCTCACCAAACCGCCGTGTCGCAGCTGGGAGGAAGACTACAATTCGCTTTTACTTCCTGTGCTGGATAAAGAGCTGCCCTGCTACATCCTGTACCGACTCGACTCCAAAAACAGTCAGGGACACGAGTGGATCTTCATCGCCTGGTCACCTGACAAATCGCCT GTGCGGCATAAAATGCTTTATGCAGCCACCAGAGCCACACTTAAGAAggagtttggactcggacacaTTAAGGATGAGATTTTCGGCACTGTTAAG GATGATGTTTCTCTCAGCGGTTATAAGAAACACGTCACCTCACAGTCCGCTCCTCTACCGCTGACTGCAGCTGAGGAGGAACTACGACAGATTAAACTCAGTGAG GTTCAGACAGATATCAACGTGAACACTACGAAGCAAACTCTTCAGGGAGTAGCGTTCCCTCTGGACGGAGAGGCCGTCGCTGCATTACAGCAGTTCAAAGACAAGAAACTCAACTATGTCCAGCTG ATCATTAATTTCGAGAAGGAGTTGATTATGTTGTCAAACACGGACGCCACAGAAATGAAAGATTTACCCAAGAGAATTCCTAAAGACGCAGCGCGATATCACTTCTTCCTCTACAAACACTCACACGAGGGCGACTACCTGGAGTCTATAG tgttcatTTACTCCATGCCGGGTTATAGCTGTGGAATCAAAGAGCGGATGTTATACTCCAGCTGTAAGAATCCGCTGTTGGAGATGGTGGAGAACAAACTGCACATGGAGGTGGAGAAGAAG ATGGAGATTGATAACGGCGATGAGCTGACGGCTGATTTCCTGTACGACGAGGTTCATCCGAAGCAACACGCGCACAAGCAGGCGTTTGCTAAACCCCGCGGCCCACAGGGCAGGAAGGGTGAACGCAGAATCACGAGGCGGCCCGGAGAGGGCGATGACACCGCCGATGATTAA
- the LOC127437120 gene encoding interleukin-1 receptor-associated kinase 4-like, with translation MSDVTLDTPVRKLRFSILRKLSDLLDPQNTWRTVMMDINKPTGEPRYTQLHIRRFEAAVVQGKSPTTEMLFDWGTTNCTVGDLVKILTRHKLFAAVSVLLPDSSAAASVSTLQFEEVLPPFPACLQPCVRPEVTKPMDEVSTAVMEPDSTSRPEENSESSEFHRVDCFYTFTYRKLTAITGNWDDRPLSEGGCQLGAGGFGIVFRGIIGNTHVAVKKLNPLDDGSPEDLKTQFDQEIQTLRSLKHENLVNMVGYSSDGQHLCLVYAYMPNGSLLDRLACLEGSAPLSWHTRCSVAMGTARGLEYLHHNNHIHRDVKSANILLNENFVPKISDFGLTRASAKQSNSTVMTQRIVGTTAYMAQEALRGEITPKSDIFSFGVVLLEILSGLPPVDESRDPKLLMEMKDEIDDEEISLEEFIDQKMKGWMMEEVEQMYDVSSQCLCEKKNKRPTIKEVVSELEDLHRKHSQSSG, from the exons ATGAGTGACGTAACGTTGGACACGCCGGTTCGGAAGCTCCGGTTCTCCATACTGAGGAAACTGTCGGATCTTCTGGATCCTCAGAACACATGGAGAACCGTCATGATGGACATCAACAAACCCACAGGAGAACCCAGATACACACAGTTACACATCAG GCGTTTTGAAGCAGCAGTAGTGCAAGGAAAGAGTCCCACCACAGAGATGCTGTTTGACTGGGGAACCACAAACTGCACCGTTGGAGATCTGGTGAAGATTCTGACCCGACACAAGCTGTTCGCTGCGGTCAGTGTCCTCCTGCCAG ACTCGAGCGCGGCAGCGTCAGTCTCCACACTGCAGTTTGAGGAAGTGCTTCCTCCGTTCCCGGCGTGCCTGCAGCCCTGTGTGCGTCCTGAGGTGACTAAACCCATGGATGAAGTCAGCACAGCTGTGATGGAGCCGGACAGCACCAGCAGACCCGAGGAGAACTCAGAGAGTTCAGAGTTTCACAGAGTCGATT GTTTCTACACCTTCACTTATCGCAAACTGACGGCGATCACGGGGAACTGGGATGATCGTCCGCTGTCAGAAGGAGGGTGTCAACTGGGTGCTGGCGGGTTTGGCATCGTATTCAGAGGAATCATTGGTAACACGCATGTAGCCGTGAAAAAACTGAACCCT TTGGACGACGGCTCTCCTGAAGACCTCAAGACTCAGTTTGATCAAGAGATTCAAACACTGAGGAg CCTGAAACATGAGAATCTGGTGAATATGGTTGGGTACTCCAGCGACGGGCAACATCTATGTTTGGTGTACGCGTATATGCCCAATGGATCGCTGCTCGATCGACTGGCGTGTTTG GAAGGAAGTGCTCCTCTCTCGTGGCACACAAGATGTTCTGTCGCCATGGGAACAGCCAGAGGTCTGGAGTATCTGCATCATAATAATCATATTCATCGCGATGTGAAGAG CGCAAATATCTTGTTGAACGAAAACTTTGTACCAAAGATCTCTGACTTCGGTTTGACGCGAGCTTCAGCCAAACAGTCGAACTCAACGGTCATGACGCAGAGAATTGTGGGTACTACAGCGTACATGGCGCAGGAAGCTCTGAGAGGAGAGATCACGCCGAAATCAGACATCTTTAGCTTTGGGGTG GTGTTGCTGGAAATTCTGTCTGGACTTCCTCCGGTTGATGAAAGTCGTGATCCAAAACTACTG ATGGAGATGAAGGATGAAATCGATGATGAGGAGATCTCTTTGGAGGAGTTTATTGATCAGAAGATGAAGGGTTGGATGATGGAGGAGGTGGAGCAGATGTATGACGTTTCATCTCAATGTCTctgtgaaaagaaaaacaaaagaccCACAATCAAAGAG gtTGTATCTGAGTTGGAGGATCTTCATCGTAAACATTCCCAGAGCTCTGGATGA